In Salinarimonas sp., a genomic segment contains:
- a CDS encoding 2-dehydropantoate 2-reductase, whose product MRIAIVGAGGVGAAYGALLAEAGHDVRLLARGAHLAAMRERGLTVVRDGVARTPTLTASDVAADLGVADVAILAVKLWGTEEAGEAARELVGPDTLVITLQNGVDSRDRLAPILGADRVVAGIAQISAVIDEPGVVVHRSPFARIIVGEPDGRPSARLDRFVAACIDAGIEARQTPEIDVELWAKFVFIASLSSACGVFRAGVGPILADAETRAFLIRLFEEAVAVGRAEGVALPDDQVARTLAFTEALPPTMRASMLDDLERGARLELPWLGGRVVAGGRRAGVPTPAHETAALALKLHAEGR is encoded by the coding sequence ATGCGGATCGCGATCGTGGGAGCGGGCGGGGTCGGCGCGGCCTACGGCGCGCTGCTCGCCGAGGCGGGGCACGACGTGCGTCTGCTCGCGCGCGGGGCGCATCTCGCGGCCATGCGCGAGCGCGGCCTCACCGTGGTGCGCGACGGCGTTGCGCGCACCCCGACCCTGACCGCGAGCGACGTCGCCGCCGATCTCGGCGTCGCCGACGTCGCGATCCTCGCGGTGAAGCTCTGGGGCACGGAGGAGGCCGGCGAGGCGGCGCGTGAGCTGGTCGGGCCGGACACTCTCGTGATCACCCTGCAGAACGGCGTCGACAGCCGCGACCGGCTGGCCCCGATCCTCGGCGCGGACCGCGTCGTCGCCGGCATCGCCCAGATCTCGGCGGTGATCGACGAGCCGGGCGTCGTCGTCCACCGCAGCCCGTTCGCGCGCATCATCGTCGGCGAGCCGGACGGGCGCCCGAGCGCGCGGCTCGACCGCTTCGTCGCGGCCTGCATCGATGCGGGCATCGAGGCGCGGCAGACGCCCGAGATCGACGTCGAGCTGTGGGCGAAATTCGTCTTCATCGCCTCGCTCAGCTCCGCCTGCGGCGTCTTCCGCGCCGGCGTCGGGCCGATCCTCGCGGATGCGGAGACCCGCGCCTTCCTGATCCGGCTCTTCGAGGAGGCCGTCGCGGTGGGGCGCGCGGAGGGCGTGGCCCTTCCCGACGACCAGGTCGCGCGCACGCTGGCCTTCACCGAGGCCCTGCCGCCGACCATGCGCGCCTCGATGCTGGACGATCTCGAGCGCGGCGCGCGGCTCGAGCTGCCTTGGCTCGGCGGCAGGGTCGTCGCCGGCGGACGCCGCGCCGGCGTGCCGACCCCCGCGCACGAGACCGCGGCGCTCGCCTTGAAGCTGCACGCCGAAGGACGCTAG
- a CDS encoding acyl-CoA dehydrogenase family protein, translating to MTGPLDDPAAGFGVYGLDAAPPRAELATHAVANQPPLFAGRNAFTTDPAFREAALREAGGAREWAEPALTALGAEVGSAAVLEAGALANRHPPELATFDRTGMRLDEVRVHPSYHALMALATAHRIHDIAWARDAEGKSGGHVLHAGLLALFTQAEPGVMCPISMTYASAPLIRRTPALAEAWLPKLVGGRYDPRLLPVSEKAGITIGMAMTEKQGGSDVRANETRAAPDGAGGEGAPYRLTGHKWFCSAPMSDAFFTLAHAPGGLSCFFVPRVTPDGARNAIHLMRLKDKLGNRSNASAEIEYHGAWALLVGEEGRGVATIIEMVHGTRLDTIFGSLGIMRAALARAHHHVSHRRAFQKTLVDQPLMRAVIADLQIAYEAAVVLAFRIARAVEGADPGERAFARLAVALGKYLLNKSCAPFVAECLECLGGSGYVEESGMPLLYREAPLNAIWEGSGNVIALDVLRTLARSPEALDAVRAELALARGADPRLDAAVAALERDLGGGRLCEASARHVAERLALALQGALLVRHAPAAVADAFCATRLAGGPTLTYGALPGGIDAGAIVARMTEVR from the coding sequence ATGACAGGGCCTCTCGACGATCCCGCCGCCGGCTTCGGCGTCTACGGGCTCGACGCCGCGCCGCCGCGGGCCGAGCTCGCGACGCACGCCGTCGCGAACCAGCCGCCGCTCTTCGCCGGCCGCAACGCCTTCACCACCGATCCCGCCTTCCGCGAGGCCGCCCTGCGCGAGGCGGGCGGGGCGCGGGAATGGGCGGAGCCCGCGCTGACGGCGCTCGGCGCGGAGGTCGGCTCGGCCGCGGTGCTGGAGGCGGGCGCCCTCGCCAATCGCCACCCGCCGGAGCTCGCCACCTTCGACAGGACCGGCATGCGCCTCGACGAGGTGCGCGTCCACCCGAGCTATCACGCGCTGATGGCGCTCGCGACGGCGCACCGCATCCACGACATCGCCTGGGCGCGCGACGCCGAGGGGAAGAGCGGCGGGCACGTGCTGCATGCCGGCCTGCTCGCGCTCTTCACCCAGGCCGAGCCCGGGGTGATGTGCCCGATCTCGATGACCTATGCGAGCGCGCCGCTCATTCGGCGCACGCCGGCCCTCGCCGAGGCATGGCTGCCGAAGCTGGTGGGCGGGCGCTACGACCCGCGGCTTCTGCCGGTCTCCGAGAAGGCCGGGATCACCATCGGCATGGCGATGACGGAGAAGCAGGGCGGCTCGGACGTGCGCGCCAACGAGACGCGCGCCGCGCCCGATGGCGCCGGCGGCGAGGGCGCGCCGTATCGGCTCACCGGCCACAAATGGTTCTGCTCGGCGCCGATGTCCGACGCCTTCTTCACGCTGGCCCATGCGCCGGGCGGCCTGTCCTGCTTTTTCGTGCCGCGCGTGACGCCGGACGGCGCGCGCAACGCCATCCACCTGATGCGGCTCAAGGACAAGCTCGGCAACCGCTCCAACGCCTCCGCCGAGATCGAGTATCACGGCGCCTGGGCGCTCCTCGTCGGCGAGGAGGGGCGCGGGGTCGCGACCATCATCGAGATGGTGCACGGCACGCGGCTCGACACGATCTTCGGCTCGCTCGGCATCATGCGCGCGGCCCTGGCGCGGGCGCATCATCACGTCTCGCACCGTCGCGCCTTCCAGAAGACGCTCGTCGACCAGCCGCTGATGCGCGCCGTCATCGCCGACCTGCAGATCGCGTACGAAGCGGCCGTGGTTCTCGCCTTCCGGATCGCCCGGGCGGTGGAGGGCGCGGATCCCGGAGAGCGCGCCTTCGCCCGGCTCGCCGTGGCGCTCGGCAAGTACCTGCTGAACAAGAGCTGCGCGCCCTTCGTGGCGGAATGCCTCGAATGCCTGGGCGGCTCCGGCTACGTCGAGGAGAGCGGCATGCCGCTCCTCTACCGCGAGGCCCCGCTCAACGCGATCTGGGAGGGCTCGGGCAACGTCATCGCGCTCGACGTGCTGCGCACGCTGGCGAGGAGCCCCGAGGCGCTCGATGCGGTGCGGGCCGAGCTCGCCCTCGCCCGCGGGGCGGACCCGCGGCTCGACGCGGCGGTCGCGGCGCTGGAGCGCGACCTCGGGGGCGGGCGCCTTTGCGAAGCCTCGGCGCGCCACGTGGCCGAGCGGCTGGCCCTCGCCCTTCAAGGCGCGCTCCTGGTGCGCCACGCCCCGGCGGCCGTCGCCGACGCGTTCTGCGCCACGCGCCTCGCCGGCGGGCCGACGCTGACCTACGGCGCGCTGCCGGGCGGGATCGACGCGGGCGCGATCGTGGCGCGGATGACGGAGGTGCGCTAG
- a CDS encoding LysR family transcriptional regulator — MDRLGDLDIFARIVAARSMSAAGRDLGLSPAVISKRMRRLEERLGVRLIQRTTRQLALTEVGKGFHERVVAILASVEEAEAWASSGAAEARGLLRVSAPTSFGRMHIAPHLVRFLDAEPHVSVELALSDGFVDVVGEGFDLAIRIADLSDSSLIAKKLAPNHRLLVATPGYLASHGTPSTLADLAGHTLLVHGTPEWRLEGPDGPETVRIASPLRTNSSEVVREAVIAGAGIALRSTWDVGPELQTGALVRVLPAWRSSSRVAIHAVYPSRRHLEQKTRAFIGFLEGLYGATPYWDAGLAL; from the coding sequence ATGGACCGTCTGGGTGATCTCGACATCTTCGCACGCATCGTCGCGGCGCGCTCCATGTCCGCCGCGGGGCGCGATCTGGGGCTCTCGCCCGCGGTGATCTCGAAGCGCATGCGCCGGCTGGAGGAGCGGCTCGGCGTGCGCCTCATCCAGCGCACGACGCGGCAATTGGCGCTCACCGAGGTGGGCAAGGGCTTCCACGAGCGGGTGGTGGCGATCCTCGCCTCGGTGGAGGAGGCGGAGGCGTGGGCGTCCTCCGGCGCGGCGGAGGCGCGCGGGCTGCTGCGCGTCTCGGCGCCCACCTCCTTCGGGCGCATGCACATCGCCCCCCATCTCGTGCGCTTCCTCGACGCCGAGCCGCACGTCTCCGTGGAGCTCGCCCTCTCCGACGGCTTCGTCGACGTGGTGGGCGAGGGCTTCGACCTCGCCATCCGCATCGCCGACCTCTCCGACTCGAGCCTCATCGCCAAGAAGCTCGCGCCGAACCACCGCCTCCTCGTCGCGACGCCGGGCTACCTCGCCTCCCACGGCACGCCTTCGACCCTCGCAGACCTCGCCGGCCACACGCTCCTCGTCCACGGGACGCCCGAATGGCGGCTCGAGGGGCCGGACGGCCCCGAGACGGTGCGCATCGCCTCGCCGCTGCGCACGAATTCGAGCGAGGTGGTGCGCGAGGCCGTGATCGCCGGCGCCGGCATCGCGCTGCGCTCCACCTGGGACGTCGGGCCCGAGCTGCAGACCGGCGCGCTGGTGCGTGTCCTCCCCGCCTGGCGTTCCTCGAGCCGCGTCGCCATCCACGCGGTCTATCCGAGCCGGCGGCATCTCGAGCAGAAGACGCGGGCCTTCATCGGCTTCCTGGAGGGGCTGTACGGCGCGACGCCGTACTGGGACGCGGGGCTGGCGCTCTGA
- a CDS encoding FAD-linked oxidase C-terminal domain-containing protein, whose product MSIAFPTPDEAVLARRDAILEGLAPLVAPDALIVTEDERRAFDTDALTAYRKLPLAVVLPSTTEEVSAVMRFCSENGVKVVARGAGTSLAGGAIPQEDAVVIGVSKLNRVLETNFADRTMRVQSGITNLAISQAVAHEGFFYAPDPSSQLACTIAGNVAMNSGGAHCLKYGVTTNNLLGLTVVLVDGTVVEIGGDMLDAPGYDFLGLMTGSEGQLGIVTEATVRILRAAEGARPALMGFESIEECGACVAAIIGAGIIPVALEYMDKPAIEICEAFAHAGYPLDVEAMLIIEVEGSDEEMEDALARIVEIAKPFNPRALKVAQTEAEAAAIWKGRKSAFGATGRVADYICMDGTIPTGQLKYVLKRIDEIVKGYGLGVANVFHAGDGNLHPLVMFDTNKPGEMEKAEEAGADILKLCVEVGGCLTGEHGVGIEKRDLMTTQYNREDLRQQLRVRGVFDPMWLLNPAKVFPLEGRDLDEAGANGREAA is encoded by the coding sequence ATGTCGATCGCCTTCCCGACCCCAGACGAGGCCGTCCTGGCGCGCCGCGACGCGATCCTGGAGGGGCTCGCCCCGCTCGTCGCGCCGGACGCGCTCATCGTCACAGAGGACGAGCGCCGCGCCTTCGACACCGACGCGCTGACCGCCTATCGCAAGCTCCCGCTCGCCGTGGTGCTGCCGTCGACGACCGAGGAGGTCTCGGCGGTGATGCGCTTCTGCAGCGAGAACGGCGTGAAGGTGGTCGCGCGCGGCGCCGGGACCTCGCTCGCCGGCGGGGCGATCCCGCAGGAGGACGCCGTCGTCATCGGCGTCTCGAAGCTCAACCGGGTGCTGGAGACGAATTTCGCCGACCGCACCATGCGGGTGCAGTCGGGCATCACCAACCTCGCCATCTCGCAGGCCGTGGCGCACGAGGGCTTCTTCTACGCCCCCGACCCGTCGAGCCAGCTCGCCTGCACCATCGCCGGCAACGTCGCCATGAATTCCGGCGGCGCGCATTGCCTGAAATACGGCGTGACCACCAACAACCTTCTCGGCCTCACGGTCGTGCTCGTCGACGGCACCGTGGTCGAGATCGGCGGCGACATGCTGGACGCGCCGGGCTACGACTTCCTGGGCCTGATGACGGGCTCGGAGGGCCAGCTCGGCATCGTGACGGAAGCGACCGTGCGCATCCTGCGCGCGGCCGAGGGCGCCCGCCCGGCGCTGATGGGCTTCGAGAGCATCGAGGAGTGCGGCGCCTGCGTCGCGGCGATCATCGGCGCGGGGATCATCCCCGTCGCGCTCGAATACATGGACAAGCCCGCGATCGAGATCTGCGAGGCCTTCGCCCATGCCGGCTACCCGCTCGACGTCGAGGCCATGCTGATCATCGAGGTCGAGGGCTCGGACGAGGAGATGGAGGACGCGCTCGCGCGCATCGTCGAGATCGCGAAGCCCTTCAACCCGCGGGCGCTCAAGGTGGCGCAGACCGAGGCCGAGGCCGCCGCGATCTGGAAGGGCCGCAAGTCCGCCTTCGGCGCCACCGGCCGCGTCGCCGACTACATCTGCATGGACGGCACCATCCCCACCGGCCAGCTGAAATACGTGCTCAAGCGCATCGACGAGATCGTGAAGGGCTACGGGCTCGGCGTCGCCAACGTCTTCCACGCCGGCGACGGCAACCTGCATCCGCTCGTGATGTTCGACACCAACAAGCCGGGCGAGATGGAGAAGGCCGAGGAGGCGGGGGCCGACATCCTCAAGCTCTGCGTCGAGGTCGGCGGCTGCCTCACCGGGGAGCACGGGGTCGGCATCGAGAAGCGCGACCTGATGACGACGCAGTACAACCGGGAGGATCTGCGCCAGCAGCTGCGGGTGCGCGGCGTGTTCGATCCGATGTGGCTGCTCAACCCGGCCAAGGTGTTTCCGCTCGAGGGGCGCGATCTCGACGAGGCGGGCGCGAACGGGCGGGAGGCGGCGTGA
- the glcE gene encoding glycolate oxidase subunit GlcE: MTTHRPASEDDVRALVSDAAARAVPLALAGGATKRAVGRPAQTQETVSTAGLTGVTLYEPAELVIGARAGTPLAEVERTLAEKNQRLAFEPADWRALLGSEGEPTIGAVAAGNISGPRRIMVGAARDALIGVRFVNGRGEAVKNGGRVMKNVTGLDLVKLVAGAWGTLGVLTEVTFKVLPIPERTATLVFSGLDDERAIAALSAALGSPYEVTGAAHIPGDGGGAGTLVRIEGFEASVRYRLGELKTLLSEYGEPGLVEGEDGAALWRGVRDAAPLVQPSERAVWKISTAPSRGPALAAAIGAACEARWFYDWGGGLIWLATAADEAAAAAVREATRAHRGHATLVRAPADLRAAVDVFEPLPAPMMTLTRGIKASFDPKGIFEPGRMYAGV, encoded by the coding sequence GTGACGACCCATCGCCCCGCGAGCGAGGACGACGTCCGCGCCCTCGTCTCCGACGCCGCCGCCCGCGCCGTCCCGCTCGCACTCGCCGGCGGCGCGACGAAGCGCGCCGTCGGCCGCCCGGCGCAGACCCAGGAGACCGTCTCCACCGCGGGTCTCACCGGCGTGACGCTCTACGAGCCGGCGGAGCTCGTCATCGGCGCGCGCGCCGGCACGCCGCTCGCCGAGGTGGAGCGGACGCTCGCGGAGAAGAACCAGCGCCTCGCCTTCGAGCCGGCGGACTGGCGCGCGCTGCTCGGGTCCGAGGGCGAGCCGACGATCGGCGCGGTGGCGGCGGGCAACATTTCCGGCCCGCGCCGGATCATGGTGGGCGCGGCGCGCGACGCGCTGATCGGCGTGCGTTTCGTCAACGGTCGCGGCGAGGCGGTGAAGAACGGCGGGCGGGTGATGAAGAACGTCACCGGGCTCGACCTCGTGAAGCTCGTCGCCGGCGCCTGGGGCACGCTCGGCGTCCTCACCGAGGTGACCTTCAAGGTGCTACCGATCCCGGAGCGCACGGCGACGCTGGTCTTCAGCGGGCTGGACGACGAGCGGGCGATCGCGGCGCTCTCGGCGGCTCTGGGCTCGCCCTACGAGGTGACGGGCGCGGCCCATATCCCGGGCGATGGCGGCGGGGCGGGCACGCTGGTGCGCATCGAGGGCTTCGAGGCCTCCGTGCGCTACCGGCTCGGCGAATTGAAGACGCTCCTCTCCGAATACGGCGAGCCGGGGCTCGTCGAGGGGGAGGACGGCGCGGCGCTCTGGCGCGGCGTGCGCGACGCGGCCCCGCTCGTGCAGCCCTCCGAGCGCGCCGTGTGGAAGATCTCCACCGCGCCCTCCCGCGGCCCGGCGCTCGCCGCCGCGATCGGCGCGGCCTGCGAGGCGCGCTGGTTCTACGACTGGGGCGGCGGGCTGATCTGGCTCGCGACGGCGGCCGACGAGGCGGCCGCGGCGGCGGTGCGCGAGGCGACCCGGGCGCACCGCGGCCACGCGACGCTCGTGCGCGCCCCGGCTGATCTGCGCGCGGCGGTCGACGTGTTCGAGCCGCTGCCGGCGCCCATGATGACGCTGACGAGGGGCATCAAGGCGAGCTTCGATCCGAAGGGGATCTTCGAGCCGGGGCGGATGTATGCGGGGGTGTGA